Proteins from a single region of Nitrospirota bacterium:
- a CDS encoding DUF3800 domain-containing protein yields MCKKNLERENEFMSVYNIYCDESCHLEHDKQPIMVIGGMWCPKEDVKRISDQIREIKNRHKACGELKWVRVSKSRQDFFLEIVDYFFKTPSLNFRCLVVDDKSKLNHDYFNQGSHDSFYYKMYFYMLRNILKPERRYNIYLDIKDTRSAQKLANLKDILCNNVYDFTRQMISNIQNIHSHESEILQLADLFIGAISYYNRNFSVNIAKKSVVQIIMNSVGQSLNRTSPPWVDKFNLFIFTPSEVY; encoded by the coding sequence GTGTGTAAAAAGAACCTCGAAAGGGAGAATGAATTCATGAGTGTATACAATATTTATTGTGATGAAAGCTGTCATCTTGAACATGATAAACAGCCGATTATGGTAATAGGTGGAATGTGGTGTCCGAAAGAAGATGTAAAAAGAATTTCAGATCAGATACGTGAAATTAAGAACAGGCACAAAGCCTGTGGAGAACTTAAATGGGTAAGAGTCTCCAAATCTCGACAGGATTTCTTTCTTGAAATTGTTGATTACTTTTTCAAAACACCATCTTTAAACTTCAGATGTCTTGTGGTAGATGATAAATCAAAGTTAAATCATGATTATTTCAATCAGGGAAGTCATGATTCATTCTATTACAAAATGTATTTTTATATGCTGCGCAATATTTTAAAACCAGAGCGCCGATATAATATATATCTGGACATCAAAGATACGCGAAGTGCACAGAAACTAGCTAATCTGAAAGATATTTTGTGCAATAATGTTTATGATTTTACTCGACAGATGATTAGCAATATTCAGAATATCCATTCCCATGAATCCGAGATACTTCAGTTGGCAGATTTATTTATTGGAGCAATAAGCTATTACAATCGTAATTTCTCGGTCAATATAGCGAAGAAGAGTGTAGTACAAATCATAATGAATAGTGTCGGTCAAAGTTTGAACCGTACAAGTCCTCCTTGGGTTGATAAGTTCAACCTGTTTATTTTTACCCCATCGGAGGTCTATTAA
- a CDS encoding NAD(P)-binding domain-containing protein produces the protein MIGFIGGGNMAEALIKGIVRS, from the coding sequence ATGATCGGTTTTATAGGCGGTGGCAATATGGCAGAGGCTCTGATAAAGGGAATAGTTCGGAGTTAG